A single window of Toxotes jaculatrix isolate fToxJac2 chromosome 4, fToxJac2.pri, whole genome shotgun sequence DNA harbors:
- the ufsp2 gene encoding ufm1-specific protease 2, protein MVFVNSQPSSTGTILRVRGPLELKCQLDSTDVSLMHKVISGTFETLRSQVKSESCIFTVCDSPVIIWPNKGVSAIPGEITPNTLCEEIHQWVQTDEQESFGKKSGKKKNKKSSTVSVINLHLMMELTKPGPLSAPILSRTVKKSHFLSTALPIDCVIHTSCNETIKDVCERLLETLTHQLHEMEKVTLQHMKGTSLLVPEVFHFLLPEPKGLVTVVYPAGVPDSQLETQRKELHQQFELSEDRPYFRRVNAYHFPNEPYRDGYLRNPHLVLTHPTLDDGKVYLVQGIYSYHHYMQDRMDDNGWGCAYRSLQTICSWFQQQGYVERSVPTHKDIQQALVNVGDKQASFVGSRQWIGSIEVQAVLNHLLGVTSKIMFVSQGSELPSKGRELANHFLTEGTPVMIGGGVLAHTILGVAWSETTGQIRYLILDPHYTGAEDLQAITDKGWCGWKGPEFWDQTAYYNLCLPQKPKII, encoded by the exons ATG GTTTTTGTTAACTCACAACCCTCCAGCACGGGCACCATCCTTCGTGTCAGAGGGCCGCTGGAGCTCAAATGTCAGCTGGACAGCACAGACG tGTCGCTGATGCACAAGGTGATCTCAGGAACATTTGAGACTCTTCGCTCCCAGGTGAAATCTGAATCTTGTATTTTCACGGTCTGTGACAGTCCTGTTATTATTTGGCCAAACAAAGGTGTCAGTGCAATACCTGGAGAAATAACtccaaacacactgtgtgaagAAATACATCAGTGGGTGCA GACAGATGAACAGGAAAGCTTTGGGAAGaaatctggaaaaaagaaaaacaaaaaaagttcaacaGTG AGTGTCATAAACCTTCACCTGATGATGGAGCTGACAAAGCCAGGCCCTCTCTCAGCTCCCATCCTCAGCAGAACAGTCAAGaaatctcatttcctctctACGGCTCTTCCCATAGACTGTGTCATCCATACCAGCTGCAACGAAACAATCAAAGA TGTCTGTGAGCGCCTGCTGGAGACGCTAACTCATCAGCTGCATGAGATGGAGAAAGTGACCTTGCAACATATGAAAGGGACATCACTTCTCGTCCCTGAGGTGTTCCACTTTCTTCTTCCGGAGCCTAAAGGACTAGTGACTGTAGTTTACCCAGCAGGAGTGCCTGACAGCCAACTAGAGACGCAACGTAAG GAATTGCATCAACAGTTTGAGCTATCAGAGGACAGGCCTTATTTTAGAAGAGTCAACGCGTACCACTTTCCCAATGAACCCTACAGAGATGGTTATCTCCGAAACCCTCATCTGGTCCTCACACATCCTACCCTGGATGATGGAAAG GTGTACTTGGTCCAGGGGATCTATAGCTATCACCACTACATGCAGGACCGTATGGATGACAATGGCTGGGGCTGTGCTTATCGCTCCCTGCAGACCATCTGCTCCTGGTTCCAGCAGCAAGGCTACGTAGAGCGGTCTGTGCCCACTCACAAAGACATCCAACAG GCCTTAGTGAATGTTGGAGACAAGCAGGCATCCTTTGTAGGATCACGCCAGTGGATTGGGTCCATTGAAGTTCAGGCTGTTCTGAACCATCTGCTCGGGGTCACTTCCAAGATCATGTTTGTGAG TCAGGGGTCTGAGCTGCCATCCAAAGGCAGAGAACTGGCCAACCACTTCCTCACCGAAGGGACTCCTGTCATGATTG GAGGGGGAGTTTTAGCTCACACTATTCTGGGTGTGGCATGGAGTGAAACCACGGGGCAGATCCGCTATCTCATCCTAGACCCACATTACACAGGAGCAGAGGACCTACAGGCCATCACAGACAAG GGCTGGTGTGGCTGGAAAGGACCAGAGTTTTGGGATCAAACTGCGTATTATaatctctgtctgcctcagaAGCCAAAGATCATCTGA
- the gucy1a1 gene encoding guanylate cyclase soluble subunit alpha-1 — MFCAKLKELKISGECPFSSSAKNNELGDFEERSTDAADLLPVSKDVHGKIGEDLPRQKTSRAKVNLHTLGESIRKLACPEFQRLHAALHRMMRLSDHTGDSESPTICCTGNQSCSDEAEHLVAMINIYSTKTAIPMEALKVSLGEELFNMCYEEDGHILRVVGGALHDFLNSFNVLLKQSSTPPNPDREDCVNEPSVLCLDKDPGLLTVYFFNPRPTTQLFFPGVIKAAARLLYHTTVDVLMDPPSAKDSILQSSPQPSLLYTVVVKDAKNLSPSPLRATSAGTLPTSLFSTIFPFHLILDQDLVLVQIGHGLRKRLTRKDGLRRSTTFQEHFSIVSPQIKCTFQGILTMLNTQFIIRIKHGVSTTDNTGKLMDLKGQMIYVSESNAILFLGSPCVDKLEELTGRGLYLSDIPIHNALRDVVLVGEQAKAQDGLKKRLGKAKAALEQAHQALEEEKKKTVDLLFSIFPGTVAQQLWQGQTVQAKKFDRVTMLFSDIVGFTAVCSLCTPMQVITMLNELYTRFDHQCGELDVYKVETIGDAYCVAGGLHKESETHAVQIALMALKMMELSDEVMTPTGDPIQMRIGLHTGSVLAGVVGVKMPRYCLFGNNVTLANKFESCSQPRKINISPTTHRLLKDRPEFVFVPRSRQELPANFPEDIPGVCYFLEASFKTDSQMKSSCCTTQNC; from the exons ATGTTCTGCGCGAAGCTGAAAGAACTGAAGATATCCGGAGAGTGTCCATTCTCCAGCAGCGCCAAAAATAATGAGCTCGGAGACTTTGAGGAGCGCTCAACTGACGCCGCGGATTTATTGCCTGTTTCTAAGGACGTGCATGGAAAAATAGGTGAGGATCTACCTCGACAGAAGACCAGCAGAGCCAAAGTTAACCTGCATACACTTGGAGAGAGCATCCGCAAATTGGCATGTCCCGAG TTTCAAAGACTGCATGCTGCCCTCCATCGAATGATGAGACTATCAGATCACACCGGGGACTCTGAAAG TCCAACAATTTGCTGCACAGGCAATCAGAGTTGCAGTGATGAAGCAGAGCATTTAGTGGCGATGATAAACATTTACTCAACCAAAACAG CAATCCCGATGGAAGCTTTGAAAGTTTCTCTTGGCGAGGAGCTCTTCAACATGTGTTATGAGGAGGACGGACACATTTtgagggtggtggggggagcTCTCCATGACTTCCTCAACAGCTTCAATGTCTTGTTGAAACAGAGCAGCACGCCGCCCAACCCGGACAGAGAGGATTGTGTAAACGAACCCTCGGTGCTGTGCTTAGACAAGGATCCGGGTCTGCTTACTGTCTATTTCTTCAACCCCCGCCCGACCACTCAGCTCTTTTTCCCTGGAGTCATCAAAGCTGCTGCCCGCCTGCTGTATCACACCACTGTGGATGTGTTGATGGACCCCCCCAGTGCTAAAGACAGCATCTTGCAGTCCAGCCCGCAGCCCAGTCTTCTGTACACAGTTGTTGTTAAGGATGCTAAAAATCTGAGCCCCAGTCCACTGCGGGCTACCTCAGCTGGGACTCTTCCTACCTCCCTGTTCTCCACCATTTTCCCTTTCCATCTGATCCTGGACCAGGACTTGGTTCTGGTACAAATAGGACATGGGCTCAGGAAGAGACTGACCAGAAAGGATGGACTGAGGCGGTCTACAACTTTCCAAGAACACTTCTCTATTGTCTCTCCCCAGATCAAATGTACCTTTCAAGGTATTCTGACCATGCTAAACACACAATTTATTATTCGGATCAAACATGGAGTCTCCACCACAGATAACACGGGGAAG CTCATGGACCTTAAAGGTCAGATGATCTACGTTTCAGAGTCCAATGCCATCTTGTTCCTGGGCTCACCGTGTGTGGACAAGCTGGAGGAGCTAACTGGTCGTGGCCTCTATCTGTCAGACATCCCTATCCATAACGCACTGCGTGATGTAGTTCTGGTTGGCGAACAGGCCAAAGCTCAGGACGGTTTAAAGAAGCGTCTGGGGAAGGCCAAGGCAGCTTTGGAACAGGCCCACCAAGcactggaggaggaaaagaagaagacagtAGACCTCCTGTTCTCCATCTTCCCCGGCACTGTGGCACAGCAGCTGTGGCAGGGACAGACAGTCCAAGCCAAGAAGTTTGACAGGGTTACAATGCTCTTCTCTGACATCGTGGGCTTCACGGCTGTATGCTCCCTCTGTACCCCAATGCAAGTCATCACCATGCTCAATGAGTTGTACACCAGGTTTGACCACCAGTGTGGAGAACTTGATGTTTACAAG GTGGAGACCATTGGTGATGCGTACTGCGTAGCTGGTGGCTTACACAAGGAGAGTGAGACTCACGCTGTCCAGATTGCACTCATGGCCTTAAAGATGATGGAGCTTTCAGACGAAGTCATGACGCCAACTGGAGACCCAATACAG ATGCGCATTGGCCTCCACACTGGTTCAGTTCTGGCTGGTGTAGTTGGGGTGAAGATGCCACGCTACTGCCTTTTTGGGAACAATGTCACACTGGCAAACAAGTTTGAGTCCTGCAGCCAACCTAGAAAAATCAATATCAGCCCTACAACCCACAG